The Geoalkalibacter ferrihydriticus DSM 17813 genome includes a window with the following:
- a CDS encoding SDR family oxidoreductase, translated as MNKAVAAAIITGAARGIGRAVAEEFLRAGYQVMLADLDEEGGHRVAAQLAEIGRVEFVATDVSQPGEVERLVTSTAALFGGIDVLVNNAGIMIRKPLEELSFEEWQRVLAVNLTGPFLCARAAAPHLRARCGAIINIASTRALMSELHTEAYSASKGGLLALTHALALSLGPEIRVNGISPGWIDVSAGQEPLSAADHAQHPAGRVGTPQDIARAVLFLADPANDFITGENLVIDGGMTRKMIYV; from the coding sequence ATGAATAAGGCAGTTGCGGCGGCAATCATCACCGGAGCGGCGCGCGGCATCGGGCGGGCGGTCGCCGAGGAATTTCTGCGCGCCGGCTACCAGGTGATGCTGGCGGATCTTGACGAGGAGGGCGGACACCGCGTCGCGGCGCAGCTCGCCGAGATCGGCCGGGTGGAATTTGTGGCGACGGATGTGTCCCAACCAGGAGAGGTGGAGCGTCTGGTGACCAGCACCGCCGCTCTTTTCGGCGGAATCGACGTTTTGGTCAATAACGCCGGAATCATGATCCGCAAGCCTCTCGAGGAACTCTCCTTCGAGGAATGGCAGCGAGTGCTGGCGGTCAATTTGACCGGCCCCTTTCTCTGCGCCCGGGCCGCCGCGCCTCATTTGCGCGCAAGGTGTGGCGCCATCATCAACATCGCCTCGACCCGCGCCCTCATGTCCGAGCTGCACACCGAAGCCTACAGCGCCTCCAAGGGCGGCCTGCTCGCCCTGACCCACGCCCTGGCCCTGAGTCTTGGTCCCGAGATTCGCGTCAACGGCATCAGCCCCGGCTGGATCGACGTCAGCGCCGGGCAGGAACCCTTGAGCGCCGCCGACCATGCCCAGCACCCTGCGGGGCGCGTCGGCACCCCGCAGGACATTGCCCGCGCCGTTTTGTTTCTGGCCGACCCGGCCAACGATTTTATCACCGGGGAAAACCTGGTCATCGACGGCGGTATGACGCGCAAAATGATTTATGTTTAA
- a CDS encoding response regulator: MSKENILVIEDEEDILALVHYNLAKEGYVVTPVTSGEDGLNAAAGQVPDLILLDLMLPGIDGLEICRRLKKNPETAAVPIIMVTAKGEEADVVAGLELGAEDYVTKPFSNKVLLARIKNVLRRHAHGAQASGKDDSLSIHGITINPGRNEVLVDGDPVDLTFTEFRVLHFLASRPGWVFTRYQIVNAVRGDDYAVTDRAVDVQIVGLRKKLGTCGKYIETVRGVGYRFKD; this comes from the coding sequence ATGAGTAAGGAAAACATTCTGGTCATCGAGGACGAGGAAGACATTCTCGCCCTGGTGCATTACAACCTGGCTAAAGAAGGCTATGTGGTGACCCCCGTCACCAGCGGCGAAGATGGTCTCAATGCGGCCGCCGGCCAGGTGCCGGATTTGATCTTGCTCGACCTGATGCTGCCTGGCATCGACGGGTTGGAGATCTGTCGGCGCCTCAAGAAAAATCCTGAAACGGCCGCCGTGCCCATCATCATGGTGACCGCCAAGGGCGAGGAGGCCGACGTGGTGGCCGGTCTGGAACTGGGAGCCGAGGATTACGTGACCAAACCTTTTTCCAACAAGGTGCTTCTGGCGCGCATCAAAAACGTGTTGCGCCGCCATGCGCACGGGGCACAAGCATCCGGCAAGGACGATTCCCTGAGCATTCACGGCATCACCATCAATCCGGGTCGCAACGAAGTGCTGGTCGATGGCGATCCGGTGGATCTGACTTTTACCGAATTTCGCGTCCTGCATTTTCTGGCAAGCCGCCCCGGCTGGGTTTTTACCCGTTACCAGATCGTCAACGCCGTGCGCGGCGACGATTATGCGGTGACCGACCGCGCCGTGGATGTACAGATCGTGGGCCTGCGCAAAAAGCTCGGCACCTGCGGCAAATACATTGAAACTGTGCGCGGGGTCGGCTACCGCTTCAAGGACTGA
- the pnpS gene encoding two-component system histidine kinase PnpS: protein MRRTRLFWQLFPSYLLLTVMVLIAAGWYFSTTLKTFYLNQLAADLTAQARLIEPQIAPRFNADEAAALDALAKDLGHRAGVRITLVLPSGEVLADSLQDPRLMDNHAARPEIVQAFGGSTGIATRYSATARESMMYAAVPVFNDKGDLDGAIRVAVAVTAVEQTLRALYLRAFAGAVAIALLAALLSLIVSRRISRPLEEMKHGVKRFAAGDLSERLAVGGSEEIQALGEAMNQMAGELDERIRTVLRHRNEQEAVLSSMVEGVLAVDLEARIIRINQAALRLLGVREDVKGRRIQEVIRKADLQRFVARALATAEPVEDDILLREEGERFLQAHGTALHDAQGQIGALIVLNDVTRLRRLETMRRDFVSNVSHELKTPITAIKGFVETLLDGAMQDPDDAQRFLEIITRQADRLNAIIDDLLTLSRVEQGEEQSGLPLEKEPLLPVLEAALQACALPAAEKNVRLNLFCSPELTARIKAPLLEQAVVNLLTNAIKYSPRDGKVAIEAAQLQGKVTIRVQDWGCGIAKEHLPRLFERFYRVDKARSRKQGGTGLGLAITKHIVQVHGGEVIVHSTPGQGSTFSIHLPLP, encoded by the coding sequence ATGCGGCGGACACGCCTGTTCTGGCAGCTTTTTCCTTCCTACCTGCTTCTCACGGTGATGGTCCTCATCGCCGCCGGCTGGTATTTTTCAACGACCCTGAAGACTTTCTACCTCAACCAGTTAGCCGCGGATCTGACGGCGCAGGCGCGGCTGATCGAGCCTCAGATTGCTCCGCGATTCAACGCCGATGAAGCCGCCGCCCTCGATGCTCTGGCTAAGGATCTCGGCCACCGCGCCGGGGTGCGCATCACCCTGGTGCTGCCTTCGGGTGAGGTGCTCGCCGATTCCTTGCAGGATCCCCGTCTCATGGATAATCATGCCGCACGGCCGGAGATCGTGCAGGCTTTTGGCGGAAGCACGGGCATTGCTACGCGCTACAGCGCCACGGCCCGCGAATCCATGATGTATGCGGCGGTTCCGGTTTTTAACGACAAGGGAGACCTGGACGGAGCGATTCGTGTCGCCGTTGCGGTCACCGCAGTAGAGCAGACTTTGCGCGCGCTCTACCTTCGGGCTTTTGCAGGCGCGGTGGCAATTGCATTGCTTGCGGCGTTGCTTAGCTTGATTGTCTCCCGGCGCATCAGCCGGCCCCTGGAAGAAATGAAGCATGGGGTCAAGCGTTTTGCCGCGGGTGATCTCTCGGAGCGCCTTGCCGTCGGTGGCTCTGAGGAAATTCAGGCGCTGGGCGAGGCCATGAACCAGATGGCGGGCGAACTCGACGAACGTATCCGCACCGTTCTGCGTCATCGCAACGAGCAGGAAGCGGTTTTGTCGAGTATGGTGGAAGGGGTTCTGGCGGTGGACCTCGAGGCTCGTATCATCCGCATCAATCAGGCGGCGTTGCGACTACTAGGCGTGCGCGAAGATGTCAAAGGGCGACGCATTCAGGAGGTGATCCGCAAGGCTGACCTGCAGCGCTTCGTGGCCCGCGCCCTGGCGACCGCCGAACCGGTGGAGGATGACATTCTGCTGCGCGAGGAAGGCGAGCGTTTTCTGCAGGCGCACGGCACCGCTCTGCACGATGCCCAGGGGCAGATCGGTGCTCTTATCGTGCTCAACGATGTTACCCGCCTGCGCCGCCTGGAAACCATGCGCCGCGATTTCGTCTCCAATGTCTCCCACGAACTTAAAACGCCCATCACCGCGATCAAGGGATTTGTCGAGACTCTGCTTGACGGCGCCATGCAGGATCCTGACGATGCGCAGCGGTTTTTGGAAATAATCACCCGCCAGGCCGACCGCCTCAACGCCATAATTGATGATCTGCTCACTCTTTCGCGCGTCGAGCAGGGCGAGGAACAGAGCGGTCTGCCTCTGGAAAAAGAGCCCCTGCTCCCAGTCCTTGAAGCCGCGCTCCAGGCTTGCGCCTTGCCTGCCGCCGAAAAGAACGTGCGTCTCAATCTGTTCTGTTCTCCGGAGTTGACGGCGCGCATCAAGGCGCCGTTGCTGGAACAGGCTGTGGTCAATCTGCTCACCAACGCCATTAAATACAGCCCGCGCGACGGCAAAGTGGCCATCGAGGCGGCGCAGCTTCAGGGCAAGGTCACCATCCGCGTGCAGGACTGGGGGTGTGGTATCGCCAAGGAGCATCTGCCGCGGCTCTTTGAACGTTTCTACCGGGTCGACAAGGCGCGCAGCCGCAAGCAGGGCGGCACCGGCCTGGGCTTGGCCATCACCAAGCATATCGTGCAGGTCCACGGCGGAGAGGTCATCGTGCATAGCACGCCCGGCCAGGGCAGCACCTTCTCCATCCATCTTCCTCTTCCCTGA
- a CDS encoding PstS family phosphate ABC transporter substrate-binding protein — protein sequence MIWGLTLCTALAVVPSSFAAGVDPDLPKYSRASGVSGNLSSIGSDTLNNLMTLWAEEFAKFYPNVRVQIQGAGSSTAPAALIEGTASFGPMSRPMRDSEIQNFENRHGYKPYAVPVAVDTIAVYVNKDNPIEGMSLAQVDAVFSVGRRCGSPADITRWGQLGLTGAWANRDFTLYSRNAVSGTYGFFKDNALCGGDFKPSINEQPGSASVVQGVTESINGIGYSGIGYITSGVRAIPLGKEEGKFFEPNSENAASGDYPLARLLYVYINKHPNRDLSPLEREFVKLVLSQEGQEVVVRDGYIPLPASIAKKTLNELGIK from the coding sequence ATGATTTGGGGGCTGACCCTGTGTACCGCCCTGGCGGTGGTGCCCAGTTCCTTCGCGGCCGGTGTGGATCCCGACCTGCCCAAGTACAGCCGCGCCTCCGGGGTCTCGGGCAATCTTTCCAGTATCGGTTCGGACACCCTGAACAACCTCATGACCCTGTGGGCCGAGGAATTCGCCAAATTTTATCCCAACGTGCGTGTGCAGATCCAAGGCGCCGGCTCCTCCACCGCACCGGCGGCCCTCATCGAAGGCACCGCCAGCTTCGGTCCCATGAGCCGCCCCATGCGCGATTCGGAAATCCAGAACTTTGAGAATCGCCATGGTTACAAGCCTTATGCCGTGCCGGTGGCCGTCGACACCATCGCCGTGTACGTGAACAAGGACAATCCCATCGAAGGCATGAGCCTCGCGCAGGTCGACGCCGTCTTCTCTGTGGGCCGCCGCTGCGGTTCTCCCGCCGACATTACCCGCTGGGGCCAGTTGGGCCTGACCGGCGCCTGGGCCAACCGTGACTTCACTCTCTACAGCCGCAACGCCGTGTCCGGCACCTACGGCTTCTTCAAGGACAACGCCCTGTGCGGCGGCGACTTCAAGCCCTCCATCAATGAGCAGCCCGGTTCGGCGTCGGTGGTGCAGGGTGTCACCGAGTCCATCAACGGCATCGGCTATTCGGGCATCGGCTACATCACCTCAGGTGTGCGCGCCATTCCGCTGGGCAAGGAAGAAGGCAAGTTCTTCGAGCCTAATTCAGAGAATGCCGCCAGCGGTGACTACCCCCTGGCTCGTCTGCTCTATGTCTACATCAACAAACACCCCAACCGCGACCTCTCGCCCCTGGAGCGTGAATTCGTGAAGCTGGTGCTTTCCCAGGAAGGCCAGGAAGTGGTGGTGCGCGACGGCTACATTCCCCTGCCGGCGAGCATCGCCAAGAAAACCCTGAATGAACTCGGTATCAAGTAG
- a CDS encoding ABC transporter permease subunit encodes MKKWRRTKDRISTYGVSAGGLGVVFALALIFIYLFYEVFPLLRSAEIAPVSSYVLQDEDIAHFALERYNELAAVHTRDGRLLFLEAADGRLRKELLVALPEDAAVSSFATGDPSEGLFIYGLEDGRALIARTDYRLSYPQDRRHIEPQIKYPLGADAVRVDPQGAALRRVAVQETGNGFSVAAATEDGRLLLAVYTATTSLFTGEVSLRHREYVLPSPPQQGEKLLIDGAGRNLFVADAIGAIHYYDISDPAAAHLVHSVAAVAAGETVTALEFLKGSVSLIVGGSDGTLSQWFLVRGDDNVQQLTRIRDFLRHAGAITSLAPEYNRKGFVAGDASGSIGIHYATSHRTLLMEPVSDKPLHHLGLSPVNTALLTLNADGSVRNFDLDNRHPQVSLSALWGKVWYEGREGPTYVWQSSSGSDDFESKFSLVPLTLGTLKAAFFAMLFAVPLAIMAAVYSAYFMTRALRGVVKPTIEVMEALPTVILGFLAGLWLAPFIEKNLPAVFAIFLFIPLAMIAASFLWSSLPAAFRARISPGWEGALLVPVVLLVGWLCVSMSPLVEVWFFDGSMRQWLTDVGITYDQRNALVVGIAMGFAVIPTIFSITEDAVFNVPKHLTQGSMALGATPWQTVLGVVIPTASPGIFSAVMIGFGRAVGETMIVLMATGNSPITNFNIFEGMRTLSANIAVELPETAVASTHFRVLFLSALVLFVITFVLNTVAEVVRQRLRKRYSSL; translated from the coding sequence TTGAAAAAATGGCGCCGCACCAAGGATCGCATCTCCACCTACGGCGTATCGGCCGGTGGCCTGGGCGTGGTTTTCGCTCTGGCGCTGATCTTTATCTATTTGTTCTACGAGGTCTTCCCGCTGCTGCGTTCGGCGGAAATCGCGCCGGTGTCTTCCTACGTGTTGCAGGACGAGGACATCGCGCATTTCGCCCTGGAGCGTTATAACGAACTGGCCGCGGTCCATACCCGCGACGGCCGGCTGCTTTTCCTTGAGGCGGCCGACGGCCGTTTGCGCAAAGAATTGCTCGTGGCTCTGCCCGAAGACGCCGCGGTGAGTTCCTTTGCCACCGGTGATCCGAGCGAAGGATTGTTTATCTACGGTCTCGAGGATGGCCGGGCGCTGATCGCGAGAACTGATTACCGCTTGAGTTATCCTCAGGATCGCCGCCACATCGAGCCGCAGATCAAATATCCCCTCGGTGCCGACGCGGTAAGAGTCGATCCCCAGGGAGCGGCTCTGCGCAGGGTCGCGGTGCAGGAAACCGGCAACGGATTTAGCGTGGCTGCCGCCACCGAAGACGGACGCTTGCTGCTGGCGGTGTACACGGCGACGACCTCGCTGTTTACCGGCGAAGTCAGCCTGCGCCACCGGGAGTACGTGCTGCCGAGTCCGCCGCAGCAGGGCGAAAAGCTGCTCATCGACGGCGCCGGGCGCAACCTGTTCGTGGCCGATGCCATCGGCGCCATCCATTATTACGACATCAGCGATCCGGCTGCGGCGCACCTGGTGCACAGCGTTGCGGCGGTCGCCGCGGGCGAAACCGTCACTGCCCTGGAGTTTCTTAAGGGTTCTGTGTCGCTCATTGTCGGCGGCTCCGACGGCACCCTGAGCCAGTGGTTTCTGGTGCGCGGCGACGACAATGTGCAGCAACTGACGCGGATTCGCGACTTTTTGCGCCATGCCGGTGCCATTACCTCTCTGGCGCCGGAATACAACCGCAAGGGGTTCGTCGCCGGCGATGCCTCGGGAAGTATCGGCATTCACTATGCCACCTCCCATCGAACCCTGCTGATGGAGCCGGTCAGCGATAAGCCGCTGCATCATCTGGGCCTTTCGCCTGTGAATACGGCGCTCCTTACCCTGAATGCGGATGGGTCGGTGCGGAATTTCGACCTGGATAACCGTCATCCCCAGGTGTCTCTCTCGGCACTCTGGGGTAAGGTCTGGTACGAGGGTCGCGAGGGGCCTACCTATGTCTGGCAGTCATCCTCGGGCAGCGATGATTTCGAATCCAAGTTCAGCCTGGTGCCCCTGACTCTCGGCACCCTTAAGGCCGCTTTCTTCGCCATGCTCTTTGCCGTGCCCCTGGCGATCATGGCCGCGGTCTATTCGGCTTATTTCATGACGCGCGCTCTGCGCGGCGTGGTCAAGCCCACCATCGAAGTCATGGAGGCTCTGCCCACGGTCATCCTCGGCTTTCTTGCCGGGTTGTGGCTGGCGCCTTTCATTGAGAAGAATCTGCCCGCCGTGTTCGCCATATTTCTGTTTATCCCCCTGGCCATGATCGCGGCGTCTTTTCTCTGGTCGAGCCTGCCGGCGGCTTTTCGCGCGCGGATCTCGCCGGGCTGGGAGGGCGCTCTGCTGGTGCCGGTAGTGTTGCTGGTCGGATGGCTGTGCGTATCCATGAGTCCGCTGGTCGAGGTGTGGTTCTTCGACGGCAGCATGCGCCAGTGGCTGACCGACGTGGGCATTACCTACGACCAGCGCAATGCCCTGGTGGTCGGCATTGCCATGGGTTTCGCCGTGATTCCGACGATCTTTTCCATTACCGAGGATGCGGTGTTCAACGTGCCCAAGCATCTCACCCAGGGATCCATGGCCCTGGGCGCCACGCCCTGGCAGACGGTTCTGGGTGTGGTGATTCCCACCGCCAGCCCCGGTATTTTTTCTGCGGTGATGATCGGTTTCGGCCGCGCGGTGGGAGAAACCATGATCGTGCTCATGGCCACGGGCAACAGCCCCATCACCAACTTCAACATCTTCGAGGGGATGCGCACCCTGTCGGCCAATATTGCGGTGGAGCTGCCGGAAACGGCGGTGGCCAGCACCCACTTCCGGGTTCTGTTTCTTTCGGCCCTGGTTCTGTTCGTGATCACATTTGTCCTCAATACCGTCGCTGAAGTGGTGCGCCAGCGCTTGAGAAAACGCTACAGTTCACTGTAA
- the pstA gene encoding phosphate ABC transporter permease PstA, which yields MKTWFKSGTPWIWLTGGAMTLCMVMVIGLLLLIGVRGFSHFWPAAIVETTYTAPGAEPMRLLGELSRSETLTAAQIRESGVEVAEDQLFVTRHLLKQGTRDQLGRDFVWYLADYMGAWHYPQDALMLERREWGNFYGYPVELREGDAVIARGADLPRELAARVKRSNDLFEQIRRIERKDIGDINMRLERIRLAERRLELRDDVPAAEVQAQKAEFEQTRARLDAEYLVLQGKLDQLYLDMRRDTLVAEIMDGRQVEVSLANIVRASQPNAMGLPSKLAYYGERLWEFIAGYPREANTEGGIFPAIFGTVTMVFVMSIMVTPFGILAAIYLREYAKQGPLLRLIRVSVYNLAGVPSIVFGVFGLGFFVYFIGGGIDRLFYPESLPAPTFGTPGLFWVSLTLALLTLPVVIVATEEGLARIPRTVREGSLALGATKAETLWRIVVPQATPAMMTGLILAIARAAGEVAPLMLVGVVKLAPTLPIDGHFPFIHLERKIMHLGFHIYDVGFQSPNVEAARPLVYATALTLVIIIVALNMSAVAIRNHLREKYRSESD from the coding sequence ATGAAGACCTGGTTTAAAAGCGGCACTCCCTGGATATGGCTCACCGGTGGCGCCATGACCCTGTGCATGGTCATGGTGATTGGTCTGCTGCTGCTCATCGGCGTACGCGGCTTCAGCCACTTCTGGCCCGCGGCTATCGTCGAGACCACCTATACCGCGCCCGGCGCCGAGCCCATGCGCCTGCTCGGCGAACTGTCGCGCAGTGAGACTCTGACGGCGGCGCAGATTCGTGAATCGGGCGTCGAGGTCGCCGAGGATCAGCTTTTCGTCACCCGCCATCTGCTCAAACAGGGTACCCGCGATCAGCTCGGGCGCGATTTTGTCTGGTATCTCGCCGATTACATGGGCGCCTGGCATTATCCGCAAGATGCGCTGATGCTTGAGCGGCGCGAGTGGGGCAATTTCTACGGCTATCCCGTCGAATTGCGCGAGGGCGACGCGGTCATCGCGCGTGGCGCGGATCTGCCCCGCGAGCTGGCCGCCCGCGTCAAACGCAGCAACGATCTTTTCGAGCAGATTCGGCGCATTGAGCGCAAGGATATCGGCGATATCAACATGCGTCTGGAGCGCATCCGTCTTGCCGAGCGGCGCCTGGAACTTCGCGACGATGTTCCCGCTGCGGAGGTTCAGGCGCAAAAGGCGGAGTTCGAACAGACGCGCGCGCGGCTCGACGCCGAATATCTGGTGCTTCAGGGCAAACTTGACCAGCTTTATCTCGATATGCGACGGGATACCCTGGTGGCGGAAATCATGGACGGTCGCCAGGTGGAGGTTTCCCTGGCCAACATCGTGCGCGCTTCCCAGCCCAACGCCATGGGGTTGCCGAGCAAGCTGGCCTATTACGGCGAGCGTCTGTGGGAATTCATCGCCGGTTATCCGCGTGAGGCCAACACCGAGGGTGGAATTTTTCCCGCTATTTTCGGTACGGTGACCATGGTATTCGTCATGTCCATCATGGTTACACCCTTTGGCATCCTGGCTGCCATCTATTTGCGCGAATACGCCAAGCAGGGGCCGCTGCTGCGTCTCATTCGCGTCTCGGTCTACAATCTCGCCGGGGTGCCATCCATTGTCTTCGGTGTATTCGGTCTCGGGTTTTTTGTCTACTTCATCGGCGGCGGCATTGATCGGCTGTTCTATCCCGAATCTTTGCCTGCACCGACCTTCGGCACGCCGGGCCTGTTCTGGGTGTCGCTGACCCTGGCTTTGCTCACCCTGCCGGTGGTCATCGTCGCCACCGAGGAGGGTCTGGCGCGCATTCCGCGCACGGTGCGCGAGGGCAGTCTCGCCCTGGGCGCCACCAAGGCCGAAACCCTGTGGCGCATCGTCGTGCCCCAGGCGACTCCAGCCATGATGACCGGCTTGATTCTGGCCATTGCGCGGGCGGCCGGCGAGGTGGCGCCGCTGATGCTGGTGGGGGTGGTCAAGCTGGCGCCGACCCTGCCCATCGATGGGCATTTTCCGTTTATCCATCTGGAACGCAAGATCATGCACTTGGGATTTCACATCTACGATGTCGGCTTCCAGAGTCCCAACGTCGAGGCGGCTCGCCCCCTGGTCTATGCGACCGCCCTGACCCTGGTGATCATCATCGTCGCCCTGAATATGTCTGCGGTGGCGATCCGCAATCATCTGCGGGAAAAATACCGCAGCGAATCGGACTGA
- the pstB gene encoding phosphate ABC transporter ATP-binding protein PstB: MMLNEQLMARSVVASRTSENERPSRPRPAGKVSLDKESFCLEARNLNLYYGNQQALRGINIRIPTNRVTAFIGPSGCGKSTLLRCFNRMNDLIDICRIEGEILLDGEDINRRSVDVADLRRRVGMVFQKPNPFPKTIYENVAYGLRLQGVRSRQVLDEAVEHSLRGAALWEEVKDRLNDNAFGLSGGQQQRLVIARAIAIEPEVILLDEPCSALDPIATAKIEDLIGELKQQYTIVIVTHNMQQAARVADYTAYMFLGDLVEFGETSQIFKKPKHKQTEDYITGRFG; this comes from the coding sequence ATGATGCTGAATGAACAATTGATGGCCAGATCGGTGGTTGCATCCCGCACTTCCGAGAATGAAAGGCCGAGCCGTCCCCGGCCGGCCGGCAAGGTCTCCCTGGATAAGGAAAGTTTCTGCCTCGAAGCGCGCAACCTTAATCTCTACTACGGCAACCAGCAGGCCCTGCGTGGAATCAATATCCGTATTCCGACCAATCGCGTCACCGCCTTCATCGGTCCCAGCGGTTGTGGCAAGTCAACCTTGCTGCGCTGTTTCAATCGCATGAACGACCTCATCGACATCTGTCGCATCGAGGGCGAGATTCTTCTCGACGGCGAAGATATCAACCGCCGCTCGGTTGACGTGGCCGATTTGCGGCGGCGGGTGGGGATGGTTTTCCAGAAACCCAACCCTTTTCCCAAGACCATCTACGAGAATGTCGCCTACGGCCTGCGCCTGCAAGGGGTAAGGAGTCGACAGGTGCTCGACGAGGCGGTGGAACACTCCCTGCGGGGCGCCGCCCTGTGGGAGGAGGTCAAGGACCGGCTTAACGACAACGCTTTCGGTCTTTCCGGCGGCCAGCAGCAGCGCCTGGTCATCGCCCGCGCCATCGCCATCGAGCCCGAGGTCATCCTGCTCGATGAGCCCTGCAGTGCTCTCGATCCCATCGCAACGGCGAAGATCGAGGACCTGATCGGTGAACTCAAGCAGCAGTACACCATCGTCATCGTCACCCATAACATGCAGCAGGCGGCGCGCGTCGCCGACTACACCGCCTACATGTTTCTCGGCGATCTGGTTGAGTTCGGCGAAACAAGTCAGATTTTCAAGAAACCCAAGCACAAGCAGACCGAAGACTACATTACCGGCCGATTCGGCTGA
- the phoU gene encoding phosphate signaling complex protein PhoU, producing MTLLMLRELDKVKKELLELCAMVEESVAKAIQSVEQMNVELAREVIAGDDDIDAAEVALDEECFKLIALYQPVAVDLRFIVAVIKFNNDLERIADLAANIAERTVALADIVDVPAPFNFSEMARKAQGMLKKSLDALVNLDADMARRVICLDDEVDLLHSNNFQLVKDKIRRHPEHIDALLQYVTVSRHVERIADLSTNIAEEVIYIVEGDIVRHCL from the coding sequence ATGACCCTGCTCATGTTGCGCGAACTGGACAAAGTAAAAAAAGAACTGCTGGAATTGTGCGCCATGGTCGAAGAAAGCGTGGCCAAGGCGATACAGTCGGTTGAACAGATGAATGTCGAACTGGCGCGCGAAGTGATCGCAGGCGATGACGACATCGACGCAGCCGAGGTCGCCCTGGACGAGGAGTGTTTCAAGCTCATCGCCCTCTATCAACCGGTGGCCGTTGACCTGCGCTTCATCGTGGCGGTCATAAAGTTTAACAACGATCTGGAGCGTATCGCCGATCTGGCCGCTAACATCGCCGAGCGGACAGTGGCCCTGGCCGATATTGTCGATGTCCCGGCGCCTTTCAACTTTTCCGAGATGGCGCGCAAGGCGCAAGGCATGCTCAAGAAAAGTCTCGACGCCCTGGTCAATCTCGACGCCGACATGGCGCGTCGGGTCATCTGCCTCGATGACGAGGTGGATCTGCTGCACAGCAATAACTTTCAGTTGGTCAAGGATAAAATCCGGCGCCACCCCGAGCATATCGATGCGCTGCTGCAATATGTCACGGTTTCCCGGCATGTGGAGCGCATCGCCGATCTGTCGACCAATATTGCCGAAGAGGTAATCTATATCGTCGAGGGGGATATCGTGCGCCATTGCTTGTAG
- a CDS encoding lytic transglycosylase domain-containing protein encodes MRGKNISRILLGAVGLCLCAATAHAFCFEEAGEEYGVPAGLLWAIAKVESNFDPLAVQYNANGSTDHGVMQINSTWIGRWPDVSPVTLDDPCTNVRIGARLLADCITRLGYTWEGIGCYNAVSPEKRALYARRVIAVIEGMAPRETLQP; translated from the coding sequence GTGCGGGGTAAGAACATCTCTCGAATTCTTTTGGGGGCAGTGGGGCTGTGTCTCTGCGCTGCGACCGCTCATGCCTTCTGCTTCGAGGAAGCGGGTGAGGAATACGGCGTCCCCGCCGGACTACTGTGGGCGATTGCCAAGGTTGAATCGAATTTCGATCCGTTGGCGGTGCAGTACAATGCCAACGGCAGTACGGATCACGGGGTGATGCAGATCAATTCCACATGGATCGGCCGCTGGCCGGATGTCAGCCCCGTCACTCTCGACGATCCGTGTACCAACGTGCGCATCGGCGCGCGACTGCTTGCCGACTGCATCACACGCCTCGGGTATACCTGGGAGGGGATAGGCTGCTACAATGCCGTCAGCCCCGAAAAACGTGCGCTCTATGCGCGCCGGGTGATCGCCGTCATCGAAGGCATGGCGCCGCGGGAAACTTTGCAGCCTTAG